From the Desulfatirhabdium butyrativorans DSM 18734 genome, one window contains:
- a CDS encoding efflux RND transporter permease subunit — MSEEKHGFTIKIVRKFLESNISIVLILLALAAGAVALTVTPREEEPQIVIPAADIYVSFPGRSAKQIEQLVSSPLERYLSQIDGVEYVYSRSMPGQAIVTVRFYVGQDRERSLVKLNKWLSQNADRMPPGIAGMVVKPIETDDVPIVTLTFTSPKESDYQLRRVAEEVLDRLQGVPRVGLISIVGGEPRQMIVRLHPERLAGFHLSPTEIARAIQATNAYAQSGSYTRADEEIRVESGRFVRDRHDLENLVVASTGDGSQARPVYLRDVADISDGPGEVVNYVRFSQGPAWGKQENHEAAGNWAYRSLAPGQSETIYQQPGVSIALSKQKGANNVLVAHDILERFRQIRDQVVPTDVSVAITRNYGVTANAKVDELVEGLAVGIVVVLCLLTMGLGFTESLVVAVTVPCVFGLTLIINFWLGFSINRVTLFALTVALGLLVDDPIVDVENIRRHFDLRQKANRDIVLEAVNEIRPPLIAATLAVIISFLPLFFVTEEMHDYLRPMAVNVPMTMIMSMVVSFTITPWLTFHALRHRYATSGGTLPSRAHIDAEGEIAQTRLYHWFRPVLEPLLTKRWRGYLFLAIVVLMFIASILLVLTRKVQPKQLPFDNKDEVLLVLDMPSGTTLERTDAAARDFENYLRQVPEVTDFETYVGTHSPVDFNGLSRKYFLREAANRGDIRVNLIHKTQRDASSHVLALRMREGLTEIAQRHGVKLKIVELPAGPPVMSTVVAAVYGQPDQDYETLMAAAKTVEARMKTEPNVVDFDDSIDDDQIKDVFVPDRLKASAHGVSMADISQTLQTILAGQSVGIVETGSDRSPVPILVWADRAERSGRELLDRVYVRGQSGERLPLSELGSWQRGLEDKTIYHRNLLPVVYVTAEMAGRPPVETIIDLRADELTPEKLAALPEAVRNAPPRPLASRTMFRKGGGQPWAVPAGIEVKWWDEGEMRLTMHIFRDLGVGFAGALLVIYLLLVYQTGSFLLPVVIMMAIPLMVIGVLPGFWLLNHIGTHTVGAYLDPFFFSSPAMIGVIALSGIVTRNSIIIVDFVHLSLAKGRTLVQALVESCAVRLRPILLTSGAAMLGAWPITMDSVFAGLAWALIFGLIASTVFSLLIIPVTYSLIYERRPGHGLPENMRPQS, encoded by the coding sequence ATGAGCGAAGAAAAACACGGATTTACCATCAAGATCGTCCGGAAATTTCTCGAATCCAACATCTCCATTGTGCTGATTCTGCTGGCGTTGGCTGCAGGCGCCGTGGCCTTGACGGTGACCCCTCGGGAAGAAGAGCCGCAGATCGTGATTCCTGCTGCAGACATTTACGTTTCCTTTCCCGGCCGCTCGGCCAAGCAGATCGAACAACTGGTGTCCTCCCCGCTCGAGCGGTATCTGTCCCAGATCGACGGGGTGGAGTATGTCTATTCCCGCTCCATGCCCGGTCAGGCCATTGTCACCGTCCGGTTTTATGTGGGCCAGGATCGGGAGCGAAGCCTCGTCAAACTGAACAAGTGGCTTTCGCAGAACGCCGACCGGATGCCGCCCGGCATCGCCGGGATGGTCGTCAAACCCATCGAAACCGACGATGTGCCCATCGTCACGCTGACATTCACCAGTCCGAAGGAGAGCGACTACCAGTTGCGCCGAGTCGCCGAGGAAGTGCTGGATCGTCTGCAGGGCGTGCCCAGGGTCGGGCTGATTTCGATCGTGGGTGGCGAGCCCCGGCAGATGATCGTGCGGCTGCATCCCGAACGGCTGGCGGGCTTTCACCTCAGCCCAACGGAAATCGCCCGGGCCATTCAGGCCACCAACGCCTATGCGCAGTCAGGCAGCTACACCCGGGCCGATGAAGAAATCCGGGTGGAGAGCGGCCGATTCGTGCGGGACAGGCACGACCTGGAAAACCTGGTCGTTGCCAGCACCGGGGATGGCTCCCAGGCCCGCCCGGTCTATCTGCGGGATGTGGCGGATATCAGTGACGGACCCGGTGAAGTCGTCAACTATGTGCGCTTCAGCCAGGGCCCGGCCTGGGGGAAGCAGGAAAATCACGAAGCCGCCGGAAACTGGGCATATCGTTCCCTTGCGCCTGGACAATCGGAAACCATTTATCAGCAGCCTGGCGTATCCATCGCTCTGTCCAAGCAGAAAGGCGCCAACAACGTCCTGGTGGCCCATGACATTCTGGAACGGTTCCGGCAGATCCGTGATCAGGTCGTGCCGACGGATGTGTCCGTGGCCATCACCCGAAACTACGGCGTCACGGCAAACGCCAAGGTCGATGAACTGGTCGAGGGGCTTGCCGTCGGTATCGTTGTCGTGCTTTGTCTGCTGACGATGGGCCTCGGATTTACCGAATCGCTCGTTGTGGCCGTCACCGTTCCGTGCGTCTTCGGCCTGACGCTGATCATCAACTTCTGGCTGGGGTTTTCCATCAACCGGGTGACCCTCTTTGCCCTCACCGTGGCGCTGGGGCTTCTGGTGGACGACCCCATCGTGGATGTCGAGAATATCCGCAGGCATTTCGATTTGCGGCAAAAGGCCAACCGGGATATTGTACTGGAAGCCGTCAACGAAATCCGGCCGCCGCTGATTGCAGCCACCCTGGCCGTCATCATCTCGTTTCTGCCGCTGTTTTTCGTGACCGAAGAGATGCACGATTATTTGCGGCCGATGGCCGTCAATGTGCCCATGACCATGATCATGTCGATGGTGGTCTCCTTCACGATTACGCCGTGGCTGACCTTTCATGCCCTGCGGCACCGGTACGCCACCTCTGGCGGAACCCTGCCTTCCCGGGCACACATCGATGCCGAGGGTGAGATAGCGCAGACAAGGCTGTATCATTGGTTTCGGCCCGTGCTCGAGCCGCTGCTGACCAAACGGTGGCGGGGGTATCTCTTTCTGGCGATTGTCGTGCTGATGTTCATCGCGAGCATCCTGCTGGTGCTGACCCGAAAGGTTCAGCCCAAGCAGTTGCCTTTCGACAACAAGGACGAAGTCCTGCTGGTGCTCGATATGCCGTCTGGAACGACCCTGGAGAGAACCGATGCGGCAGCCCGGGATTTCGAGAACTACCTGCGCCAGGTGCCGGAAGTGACGGATTTCGAAACCTATGTGGGCACCCATTCGCCGGTGGATTTCAATGGGTTGTCCCGGAAATACTTCCTTCGGGAAGCTGCCAACCGGGGGGATATCCGGGTCAATCTCATTCACAAGACGCAGCGGGATGCATCCAGCCATGTGCTGGCGCTGCGGATGCGCGAAGGATTGACGGAAATCGCCCAGCGCCACGGCGTCAAACTCAAGATCGTCGAGTTGCCTGCCGGGCCGCCGGTGATGTCCACCGTGGTTGCCGCCGTTTATGGGCAACCCGATCAGGACTACGAAACCCTGATGGCTGCGGCCAAGACCGTCGAGGCCCGGATGAAGACGGAACCCAACGTCGTGGATTTCGACGATTCCATCGACGATGACCAGATCAAAGACGTGTTCGTTCCGGATCGGCTCAAGGCTTCGGCCCATGGCGTGAGCATGGCCGACATCAGCCAAACCCTGCAGACGATACTTGCCGGTCAATCGGTGGGGATCGTCGAGACCGGGTCCGACCGCTCGCCGGTTCCGATCCTTGTATGGGCGGATCGCGCCGAGCGCTCCGGCCGGGAGCTTCTCGATCGGGTCTACGTGCGCGGCCAATCGGGGGAGCGGCTGCCGTTGAGCGAACTGGGAAGCTGGCAGCGCGGCCTGGAAGACAAGACCATTTATCACCGGAACCTGCTGCCTGTAGTCTATGTCACGGCGGAGATGGCCGGACGGCCGCCCGTGGAAACCATCATCGATCTGCGCGCCGACGAGTTGACGCCGGAGAAGCTGGCTGCGCTGCCGGAAGCCGTCCGGAATGCGCCGCCGCGGCCGCTTGCTTCCCGGACGATGTTCCGGAAAGGCGGCGGCCAGCCCTGGGCCGTACCAGCCGGGATTGAGGTGAAGTGGTGGGATGAGGGGGAAATGCGCCTGACCATGCACATTTTCCGGGATCTGGGGGTCGGCTTTGCCGGAGCCTTGCTTGTGATCTATCTGCTGCTGGTCTATCAGACCGGATCGTTTCTGCTGCCCGTGGTCATCATGATGGCCATCCCGCTGATGGTCATCGGCGTGCTGCCGGGCTTCTGGCTGCTTAACCATATCGGCACCCACACGGTTGGCGCCTATCTCGATCCGTTCTTCTTTTCGTCTCCCGCCATGATCGGCGTGATCGCCCTGTCAGGCATCGTTACCCGAAATTCGATCATCATCGTGGATTTCGTGCATCTGTCCCTGGCCAAAGGAAGAACGCTGGTGCAGGCGCTGGTGGAAAGCTGCGCCGTGCGGCTTCGCCCAATCCTGCTGACATCGGGCGCTGCGATGCTTGGCGCCTGGCCGATCACGATGGACAGCGTCTTTGCAGGCCTTGCCTGGGCGCTGATCTTCGGTCTGATCGCCTCCACGGTGTTCAGCCTGTTGATCATTCCGGTGACCTATTCGCTCATTTACGAGCGGCGGCCCGGCCATGGACTGCCCGAAAACATGCGGCCGCAGTCGTGA
- the hpnA gene encoding hopanoid-associated sugar epimerase, with amino-acid sequence MNLVTGASGFIGGRIVHALAERGEDIRVLVRPGADLRGIEGLKVERCTGDVLDRTSIRAAVRGCRRIYHAAACYTFWSRNPEQIYAVNVEGTRNVIREGIAAGVERIVHTSSVATIGIPRHGVGTEQTPVCLEDMVGHYKRSKFLAEKAALALVREGAPVVIVNPTYPVGEGDVKPTPSGDLIVRFLQRKMPAYLDTGLNVVDVDDVAKAHLLAGDRGKIGERYILGNRNMTLKEILQVLASITGLPQVRFRMPYYPILLFAKMDTALARLIPGRSPLVACESVQLARKKMFVDPAKAIAELGMPQGSPGAALEKAVRWFRSNGYA; translated from the coding sequence ATGAACCTGGTAACGGGCGCAAGCGGATTTATTGGTGGGCGAATCGTTCATGCGCTTGCCGAACGCGGGGAAGACATCCGTGTTCTGGTGAGGCCCGGCGCCGATCTGCGGGGAATCGAGGGGCTGAAGGTTGAGCGATGCACCGGCGATGTGCTGGACAGAACCAGTATTCGTGCGGCCGTCCGGGGTTGCCGACGGATTTACCATGCCGCTGCCTGCTATACCTTCTGGAGCCGGAATCCGGAGCAGATTTATGCCGTGAATGTCGAAGGCACGCGTAACGTCATTCGGGAAGGGATTGCGGCAGGCGTCGAGCGGATCGTGCATACGAGCTCGGTTGCCACCATCGGAATCCCGCGACATGGGGTGGGTACGGAGCAAACCCCTGTGTGCCTCGAAGATATGGTCGGGCATTACAAGAGATCGAAATTCCTGGCGGAAAAGGCGGCGCTTGCGCTTGTCCGGGAGGGAGCCCCGGTGGTCATCGTCAATCCGACGTATCCGGTGGGCGAGGGGGATGTGAAGCCCACGCCCAGCGGCGATCTGATTGTGCGGTTCCTCCAGCGGAAAATGCCTGCCTATCTGGATACTGGTCTGAATGTGGTGGATGTCGATGATGTGGCCAAAGCCCATCTGCTGGCCGGCGATCGCGGCAAAATCGGAGAGCGTTACATTCTGGGCAACCGGAACATGACGCTGAAGGAAATTCTGCAGGTTCTGGCATCCATTACCGGATTGCCGCAGGTTCGCTTCCGGATGCCCTACTATCCGATCCTGCTGTTTGCCAAAATGGATACGGCACTGGCAAGGCTCATTCCCGGGCGCTCGCCCCTGGTTGCCTGTGAGAGCGTTCAGTTGGCGAGGAAAAAGATGTTCGTCGACCCCGCCAAGGCGATCGCGGAATTGGGGATGCCGCAGGGTTCTCCCGGGGCGGCGCTGGAAAAGGCTGTCCGCTGGTTCCGCTCCAACGGCTATGCCTGA
- a CDS encoding class I SAM-dependent methyltransferase produces the protein MNERVYNKKADKLRSPERLEMVEAERVVTLCLQDRDIESVLDVGTGSGLFAETFFRRGLTVFGIDAKAEMIEAARRFLPECTFQVAPAEHIPFGDRSVDAAFFGLVFHEVDDYEKALKEAFRVSRKYVFLLEWQYRVQEFGPPLEHRLKPEFLEELSRTCGFSGFETVALTHLVLYQLTL, from the coding sequence ATGAACGAAAGAGTATACAACAAGAAAGCCGACAAGCTTCGCTCCCCCGAACGGCTGGAAATGGTGGAGGCCGAACGGGTGGTTACCCTGTGCCTCCAGGACAGGGACATCGAATCCGTTCTCGATGTCGGCACAGGCAGCGGGCTGTTTGCGGAAACCTTTTTCAGGCGCGGGCTCACCGTCTTCGGCATCGATGCGAAAGCCGAGATGATCGAGGCAGCGAGGCGTTTTCTGCCCGAATGTACCTTTCAGGTGGCTCCGGCGGAACACATTCCCTTCGGGGATCGATCCGTCGACGCCGCATTTTTCGGGCTGGTTTTCCACGAAGTGGACGATTATGAAAAAGCCCTGAAAGAGGCTTTCCGTGTTTCCCGAAAGTATGTGTTCCTGCTGGAATGGCAATATCGGGTTCAGGAGTTCGGCCCGCCGCTGGAGCATCGGCTGAAGCCGGAATTTCTCGAAGAACTCTCTCGGACATGCGGGTTCAGCGGTTTTGAAACCGTTGCGCTGACCCATCTGGTCCTGTACCAGTTGACCCTGTAA
- a CDS encoding transposase, with the protein MIPLDKTSTDGEVTRASRSGYLSAFDESTLSIHHGENLPHWTCDNAVYHVVFRLADAVPHAKREEWLAERKRIEDTARNQNRDLTEEERKRLQFLYSERIEKYLDTGHGACHLRRAEVAEMVANAIRHFEGDRYRLHAWCVMPNHVHVIVEPLPDWKLSGILHSWKSFTAHQANQMLKRSGDFWQRDAYNHIIRNEKEYWFQIRYVWENPDKAGLNDWKWRWIIGSASRVG; encoded by the coding sequence ATGATTCCACTGGACAAAACATCAACAGATGGAGAGGTAACCAGAGCGTCCCGCTCTGGTTACCTCTCCGCCTTCGACGAATCAACCCTATCGATTCATCACGGTGAAAACTTACCCCATTGGACGTGCGACAACGCGGTATACCACGTCGTGTTTCGTCTGGCCGATGCGGTTCCTCATGCAAAACGGGAAGAGTGGCTGGCGGAAAGAAAACGCATCGAAGACACCGCCAGAAACCAAAACCGTGATCTAACGGAAGAGGAACGGAAGCGTCTCCAATTCCTGTATTCGGAAAGGATCGAAAAATACCTCGACACCGGACACGGCGCCTGCCATCTGCGAAGAGCTGAGGTCGCCGAGATGGTCGCCAATGCGATCAGGCATTTTGAAGGAGACCGTTACCGACTGCATGCCTGGTGCGTCATGCCGAACCACGTTCATGTCATCGTTGAACCGCTGCCGGACTGGAAACTGTCGGGTATCCTCCATTCGTGGAAATCGTTTACGGCCCACCAGGCCAACCAGATGCTCAAGCGCTCCGGTGATTTCTGGCAACGTGACGCATACAATCATATTATCCGCAACGAAAAGGAGTATTGGTTTCAAATTCGATATGTCTGGGAAAATCCGGACAAAGCGGGATTGAACGACTGGAAATGGCGCTGGATAATAGGCAGCGCGTCTCGGGTAGGGTAG
- a CDS encoding ArsR/SmtB family transcription factor → MKEYIRVMKALADPSRIKILKVLQHRKMCVCEIQNVLGIAQSTTSKHLKLLENAGLVVSVRDGLWIDYQLSDGAQSEYAARQIELLSTWLEEDSAIRKLIEKLSTTCRDRNSKTAACCREKRSAEKARQMAAECTA, encoded by the coding sequence ATGAAAGAATACATTCGGGTGATGAAGGCGCTTGCAGATCCAAGTCGGATCAAGATTCTCAAGGTGCTCCAGCACCGGAAGATGTGCGTCTGTGAAATTCAGAACGTGCTGGGAATTGCCCAGTCAACCACAAGCAAGCATCTGAAATTGCTTGAAAACGCCGGGCTCGTCGTCTCGGTGCGTGATGGGCTGTGGATCGATTATCAGCTATCCGACGGCGCCCAGAGCGAATATGCAGCCAGGCAGATCGAACTGCTTTCGACTTGGCTCGAAGAAGATTCGGCCATCCGCAAACTCATCGAAAAACTTTCGACAACCTGCCGGGACAGGAATTCGAAAACGGCCGCATGCTGCCGGGAGAAGCGGTCGGCGGAAAAGGCCCGCCAAATGGCGGCTGAATGTACGGCATGA
- a CDS encoding putative zinc-binding protein: MEEKIACGCHGTASGQPCGEASKKEKENWYLPYMDKKTKGMAVEERESPVAVFYCAGASNVGQSTMLASVRAANHLGYDKASLLCLASISAGLPNITNAAKQAKGIVVIDGCPMSCAMKTMNKAGFTLDKHLIVSKDLNISKNFDLNSETDIHRIAEALEKAIVEVYQK, from the coding sequence ATGGAAGAGAAAATTGCTTGTGGATGCCATGGTACGGCATCCGGACAACCATGTGGCGAAGCATCGAAAAAGGAAAAGGAAAACTGGTATCTGCCCTACATGGACAAGAAAACCAAAGGGATGGCTGTAGAGGAACGGGAAAGCCCCGTCGCTGTTTTCTATTGTGCAGGCGCTTCCAATGTCGGGCAATCCACGATGCTTGCCTCGGTCAGGGCGGCCAATCACCTCGGCTATGACAAGGCTTCCCTGCTTTGTCTGGCCAGCATTTCCGCCGGTCTTCCCAACATCACCAATGCGGCCAAACAGGCCAAGGGGATCGTCGTCATCGATGGATGCCCGATGAGCTGCGCCATGAAAACCATGAACAAGGCCGGCTTCACCCTCGACAAACACCTGATCGTATCGAAAGACTTGAATATTTCGAAGAATTTTGATTTGAATTCCGAAACGGATATCCATAGAATCGCCGAAGCCTTGGAAAAGGCAATTGTGGAAGTATACCAGAAATGA
- a CDS encoding TolC family protein, whose product MKPIWQMFSGVILLTLLAGCAAFQPTDPYAAGAGAGITTRLPSVSADAQPAQAEASEPLSGPIDLSEAIAIALKRNPDIGASGYDIAAAQARKDQARSAMLPDISAIGGYNRFLDDQRLIPARYNGEPGAYSTSIFAGDIVLRMPLYTGGRRINEIRAATLLEEASRHRLGRNREEIVFNVSSVFYAILAQQKVIDSLLFAEKALSSHLKRINDLIAAQKAAKVDRLRTEVRLADVRQKIVREKNTLAVQKQLLVNFMGVGQTHQDIELQGALDADAAPTLTLEDSISAAYQKRPDYLAVRKELEAQGRRVDVARGEHLPTVSLFGTYGGRWAVNPSDQPGGPDAPSASSTEDVGSIGIGLEIPIFEGGRIQARVAEERAKLAAAQERMRKLELQIRLEVESALLNFASAGERVRTLRKSVEQADESLRIERQKYEVGKGAIVDVLDAQSALLESETNYYGALADVLTARAQIDLATGEEKP is encoded by the coding sequence ATGAAACCCATCTGGCAAATGTTCTCCGGAGTGATCCTCCTCACGTTGTTGGCAGGCTGTGCAGCGTTCCAGCCTACCGATCCCTATGCCGCCGGCGCCGGCGCAGGGATAACCACTCGATTGCCGTCCGTTTCCGCCGATGCGCAACCGGCGCAGGCCGAGGCAAGTGAGCCGCTCTCCGGTCCCATCGATCTTTCCGAGGCCATCGCCATCGCATTGAAGCGCAATCCGGACATCGGCGCTTCCGGCTACGACATTGCGGCGGCGCAGGCGCGCAAAGATCAGGCCCGTTCGGCGATGCTGCCGGATATTTCGGCAATCGGCGGCTACAACCGGTTTCTGGACGACCAGCGGCTGATCCCGGCCCGCTATAACGGGGAGCCGGGCGCCTACAGCACGTCGATCTTTGCAGGCGATATCGTGCTGCGCATGCCCCTGTATACCGGCGGGCGGCGGATCAATGAGATTCGGGCGGCGACACTTCTGGAAGAAGCCTCCCGGCATCGCCTCGGACGCAACCGGGAGGAGATCGTTTTCAACGTGAGCAGCGTCTTCTATGCCATTCTCGCCCAGCAGAAGGTGATCGATTCCCTGCTGTTTGCGGAAAAGGCGCTGAGCTCGCATCTGAAGCGGATCAATGACCTGATTGCGGCCCAGAAAGCCGCCAAGGTGGACCGGTTGCGAACGGAGGTACGCCTGGCCGATGTCCGGCAGAAAATCGTCCGGGAAAAGAACACGCTTGCCGTTCAGAAGCAATTGCTGGTGAATTTCATGGGCGTCGGCCAAACGCACCAGGACATCGAGCTGCAGGGCGCATTGGACGCGGATGCCGCTCCGACCCTGACCCTGGAAGACAGCATCTCGGCCGCCTACCAGAAACGGCCCGACTACCTGGCAGTGCGCAAGGAGCTGGAGGCCCAGGGCCGGCGGGTCGATGTGGCGCGCGGCGAGCATTTGCCGACGGTCAGCCTCTTCGGCACCTATGGGGGCCGATGGGCCGTCAATCCCTCGGATCAGCCCGGGGGACCCGATGCTCCGTCTGCCAGCAGCACCGAGGACGTGGGCAGCATCGGCATCGGGCTTGAAATTCCCATCTTCGAAGGGGGCCGCATCCAGGCTCGGGTGGCGGAGGAGCGCGCCAAGCTGGCTGCGGCGCAGGAACGGATGCGCAAGCTGGAGCTGCAGATTCGGCTCGAAGTGGAAAGCGCCCTGCTGAATTTCGCCTCTGCCGGTGAGCGTGTCCGCACGCTGCGCAAATCGGTGGAACAGGCAGACGAGAGCCTGCGCATCGAGCGCCAGAAATATGAAGTCGGCAAAGGCGCCATCGTGGATGTTCTTGATGCGCAGTCGGCCCTTCTCGAATCGGAAACCAATTACTATGGCGCATTGGCTGATGTCCTGACGGCCCGCGCCCAAATCGATCTGGCGACAGGAGAAGAAAAACCATGA
- a CDS encoding MFS transporter gives MSEKVVVKSKMVLFTVMIGAFMSMFDSGVVNVGLPVMASQFHVDMGSVQWVTSVYLLVMSALLPILGTLADNFGRRRIYNLGFFVISIFTLFCGLSTNLPMLIVMRILQAIGGAMVMSNGMAIITENFPPSERGKNLGMVVTTIALGSIVGPPAGGVAIGLWGWRSIFYLTFVVSILGFVCSYYSIPHRKVVRSDRFRFDYLGSILLISTIVTFIYGFSNVNRLGWRNPVVYGAIAIFVLSLIAFIWYEAHHKSPVMDLTLFQNRVFSASIVAALLSFITMFSPTVLIPFYYQKVLGFSTEKSGLYMMAFPLAMAVISPFSGALSDKIGAVVLTSSGLFINTIALILLANTSLDTPVVMILIYLGMMGLALGLFQSPNNSCIMGNTPKDKLGAANGITQLIKNLGMVTGIAFSVALFTAFLGNDTTHYGLRFVQSTRKVYYIAAALSFVGGLISSIRNEKQHKE, from the coding sequence ATGTCGGAAAAAGTGGTTGTGAAATCAAAAATGGTGTTGTTTACCGTCATGATCGGGGCCTTCATGTCCATGTTCGACAGCGGTGTGGTCAACGTCGGTTTGCCGGTGATGGCATCGCAGTTTCATGTGGATATGGGCTCCGTTCAGTGGGTCACTTCCGTTTACCTCCTGGTCATGTCGGCATTGCTTCCCATCCTCGGCACGCTGGCGGACAATTTCGGCAGACGAAGAATCTACAATCTCGGTTTTTTCGTCATATCCATCTTCACCCTGTTCTGCGGGCTCTCCACCAATTTGCCGATGCTCATTGTCATGAGAATTCTTCAGGCAATCGGCGGTGCCATGGTCATGTCCAACGGGATGGCCATCATCACCGAAAATTTCCCTCCATCGGAGCGCGGCAAGAACCTGGGCATGGTGGTAACCACCATCGCCCTTGGCAGCATCGTGGGGCCGCCTGCAGGGGGAGTAGCCATCGGGCTGTGGGGATGGCGATCCATCTTTTATCTGACCTTTGTCGTTTCGATTCTGGGGTTTGTTTGCTCATATTATTCGATCCCCCACCGGAAAGTCGTTCGGAGCGATCGGTTTCGATTCGACTATCTCGGCTCGATCCTGCTGATTTCCACCATCGTCACCTTCATCTACGGCTTTTCCAACGTGAACCGGCTCGGATGGCGGAATCCGGTGGTCTACGGCGCCATTGCCATATTTGTCCTCTCCCTGATCGCTTTCATCTGGTATGAGGCGCATCACAAAAGCCCGGTAATGGATCTGACGCTGTTTCAGAACAGGGTGTTTTCGGCATCCATCGTCGCCGCCCTGCTGTCTTTCATTACGATGTTTTCACCGACGGTTCTCATTCCGTTCTATTATCAGAAAGTGCTGGGGTTCAGCACGGAAAAATCGGGCCTCTACATGATGGCATTTCCCCTGGCGATGGCTGTGATATCCCCTTTCAGCGGCGCGCTTTCGGACAAAATCGGCGCCGTCGTGCTGACATCGAGCGGGTTGTTCATCAACACGATCGCCTTGATCCTTCTGGCCAATACATCCTTGGACACACCCGTTGTCATGATTCTGATTTACCTGGGGATGATGGGGCTGGCGCTTGGGCTTTTCCAGTCTCCCAACAACAGTTGCATCATGGGCAACACGCCTAAAGACAAACTCGGGGCGGCAAACGGGATCACCCAACTCATCAAGAACCTGGGCATGGTCACCGGGATTGCCTTTTCCGTAGCCTTGTTTACGGCGTTTTTAGGCAACGATACGACCCATTATGGGTTGCGGTTTGTTCAGAGCACACGCAAGGTATACTACATTGCGGCTGCGCTGAGCTTTGTGGGCGGACTCATATCGAGTATCCGGAACGAAAAACAGCATAAGGAGTGA
- a CDS encoding efflux RND transporter periplasmic adaptor subunit produces the protein MSDKGSGFSRGLRFFGRMVLPAILLVVTMLWLKGVFKHDRVPNRPDTMPVARQVPADWKVMTVAAVNRDVVTEMVGEVKPEFQVDISAKITARVLRINVRSGQNVQRGQLLVELDDRDLRARVSQARQALAHAEATLSYAQLDRNRNRDLAQSGAIPQAEFDVADTRLKESRAQVDQLRQALDEANVNLSYARIESPMDGIVIDRLSDVGDMASPGKKLIVLFDPSHLWFQASVSEQYAQLLQVGRDYRVSIDIFQQEFTAPLVEIVPTADAAGRTVLARLRLPVDKRLYPGLFGRLRLAVSQTQDILVPQRALKKTGQLEMVTVAAPWGMEQRVVVRGRQFADDQVQILSGLKAGERIVLPPENQESRS, from the coding sequence ATGAGCGACAAAGGGTCTGGCTTTTCCCGGGGGTTGCGTTTTTTCGGGCGTATGGTATTGCCTGCAATTTTGCTGGTGGTGACGATGCTCTGGCTGAAGGGCGTCTTCAAGCACGATCGGGTGCCCAATCGGCCGGATACCATGCCGGTGGCCCGGCAGGTCCCGGCGGACTGGAAGGTGATGACGGTGGCGGCCGTGAACCGGGATGTGGTGACCGAAATGGTGGGCGAGGTCAAACCGGAATTTCAGGTGGATATCTCGGCCAAGATTACGGCCCGTGTGTTGCGGATCAATGTCCGTTCCGGGCAGAATGTCCAGCGGGGTCAGCTTCTGGTGGAACTCGACGATCGCGACCTTCGGGCCCGGGTCAGCCAGGCCCGGCAGGCGCTGGCTCATGCCGAGGCGACCCTGAGCTATGCGCAGCTTGACAGGAACCGCAATCGCGATCTCGCTCAGAGTGGCGCCATTCCCCAGGCGGAATTCGATGTGGCCGATACCCGGCTCAAGGAATCCCGGGCGCAGGTGGACCAGCTTCGGCAGGCCCTCGATGAGGCGAACGTCAACCTCAGCTATGCCCGGATTGAAAGCCCCATGGATGGCATCGTGATCGATCGACTCTCGGACGTGGGCGATATGGCAAGCCCCGGAAAGAAGCTCATCGTGCTCTTCGATCCTTCGCATCTGTGGTTTCAGGCCAGTGTTTCGGAGCAGTACGCCCAACTATTGCAAGTGGGTCGGGACTATCGGGTATCGATCGATATTTTTCAGCAGGAATTCACCGCTCCGCTGGTAGAAATTGTCCCGACGGCGGACGCTGCCGGCAGAACCGTACTGGCGCGGTTGCGCCTGCCCGTTGACAAACGTCTCTATCCGGGCCTGTTTGGCCGGTTGCGACTTGCCGTCAGCCAGACCCAGGATATCTTGGTGCCGCAGCGTGCCCTGAAGAAAACCGGGCAGTTGGAAATGGTCACCGTCGCAGCGCCGTGGGGAATGGAACAACGCGTGGTCGTCCGGGGCCGCCAGTTTGCAGACGATCAGGTCCAGATTCTGAGCGGGCTCAAGGCCGGTGAACGCATCGTATTGCCTCCAGAAAACCAGGAGTCACGCTCATGA